A single window of Ananas comosus cultivar F153 linkage group 17, ASM154086v1, whole genome shotgun sequence DNA harbors:
- the LOC109723201 gene encoding putative CCA tRNA nucleotidyltransferase 2, with amino-acid sequence MEAAHAVRDRIDLTEKEEKIFGRLLDVVRHFKLETQLRVAGGWVRDKLLGKDCYDIDIALDNMLGRDFCEKVNEYLKFVGEEQQGIGVIQCNPDQSKHLETARMRICDTWIDFVNLRSETYAENSRIPTMKFGTAEEDAYRRDLTINSLFYNINTNSVEDVTGRGIQDLKSGHIVTPLPPKATFLDDPLRVLRAIRFGARFDFELAEELKEAASDEEVKTALANKISRERIGHEVDLMMSDKQPAKAMAYIHDLKLFYVVFTFPENPQPAVTEQCDRYCILHINAAWTLLQSIGYSIFSDEQRRLYLYASLFLPVRSTIYIDKKSKQVPVASYIIRDSLKLKASDAEMVTNLHAACEKFVDLIPFLESNEDSEDLRVKLEDEYLEIPPASTKRVLAGLLLRQIKDFWRVALLISTLLHPKASHTCDTLNSHTELDRRREIFGKFESAITQLDLDHVWKMKLLLDGKAMMGVLQLKSGGPSIGKWQRRLLKWQLAHPNGTTEECIDWIKQSQAKRQKIDCSA; translated from the exons ATGGAGGCCGCTCACGCGGTGAGGGATCGGATCGATCTcacggagaaggaggagaagatctTCGGGCGCCTGCTCGATGTGGTTCGCCATTTCAAGCTGGAGACCCAGCTGCGTGTCGCCGGAGGTTGGGTTCGAGATAAG CTTTTGGGAAAAGATTGTTATGATATAGATATCGCCTTGGACAACATGTTGGGCCGAGATTTCTGTGAAAAAGTTAATGAGTACCTCAAATTTGTAGGCGAAGAACAACAAGGAATTGGTGTTATACAGTG CAACCCAGATCAATCTAAGCACTTGGAAACCGCTAGGATGCGCATCTGTGACACTTGGATCGATTTTGTGAACTTGAGATCTGAAACCTATGCTGAGAACAGTCGCATCCCGACCATG AAATTCGGAACTGCTGAAGAAGATGCATATCGAAGGGATCTAACCATCAACAG CCTTTTCTATAATATCAACACTAATTCAGTTGAAGATGTAACTGGAAGAG GCATCCAAGATCTGAAGTCCGGGCATATTGTTACTCCTTTGCCACCAAAAGCAACTTTTTTGGATGATCCCCTTAGGGTTCTTCGAGCAATTCGATTTG GTGCTAGGTTTGATTTTGAATTGGCTGAAGAGTTGAAAGAAGCTGCTTCTGACGAGGAAGTAAAAACTGCACTTGCAAATAAGATCAGCAGAGAGCGGATTGGACATGAG GTTGATCTGATGATGTCTGACAAGCAACCTGCTAAAGCAATGGCATACATTCAtgatttgaaattattttatgttGTATTTACTTTCCCAGAAAATCCACAGCCTGCAGTTACCGAGCAATGTGACAG GTATTGTATATTACATATAAATGCAGCATGGACCCTTCTACAATCTATTGGCTACTCGATATTTAGT GATGAACAGCGCAGGCTTTACTTGTATGCATCTTTATTTCTTCCTGTGAGAAGTACGATATACATtgacaaaaaatcaaaacag GTTCCTGTTGCGAGTTACATCATTCGAGATTCTCTAAAACTGAAAGCTAGTGATGCTGAAATG GTAACAAACTTACACGCGGCCTGTGAGAAGTTTGTTGATCTAATCCCTTTTCTGGAGTCAAATGAGGATTCAGAAGATCTTAGAGTAAAGCTAGAAGATGAATACCTCGAGATACCACCAGCTTCGACCAAACGAGTTTTGGCAG GGTTGCTGCTTCGTCAAATAAAAGACTTTTGGCGCGTTGCTTTGTTAATTTCCACTCTACTACACCCTAAGGCAAGTCATACCTGTGATACTCTCAACAGTCACACTGAACTGGACAGAAGAAGAGAAATATTTGGAAAATTTGAGAGCGCAATAACTCAActtg ATCTCGACCACGTGTGGAAAATGAAGTTATTGCTTGACGGGAAGGCAATGATGGGAGTTCTACAGCTTAAATCGGGAGGGCCATCAATTGGGAAATGG CAACGAAGGCTGCTAAAGTGGCAGCTTGCCCATCCAAATGGAACAACGGAAGAGTGCATTGATTGGATAAAGCAATCTCAAGCGAAACGCCAGAAAATAGATTGTTCCGCTTGA